A window of the Synchiropus splendidus isolate RoL2022-P1 chromosome 6, RoL_Sspl_1.0, whole genome shotgun sequence genome harbors these coding sequences:
- the asic1b gene encoding acid-sensing ion channel 1B isoform X4 codes for MKGGMGNGLELMLDIQQDEYLPVWGETDETSFEAGIKVQIHTQDEPPFIDQLGFGVAPGFQTFVSCQEQRLTYLPPPWGDCKATAMDSDFFSSYSITACRIDCETRYLVENCNCRMVHMPGDAPYCTPEQYKECADPALDFLVERDNDYCVCETPCNLTRYGKEMSFVKIPSKASAKYLAKKFNKTEQYISDNILVLDIFFEALNYETIEQKKAYELAGLLGDIGGQMGLFIGASILTILELFDYLYEVIKYKMCRCVKKKHKSRGNNDRGAVLSLDDVKRHAPCENLRTPSTYPGNMLPHHPAQGNFEDFTC; via the exons ATGAAGGGAGGGATGGGCAACGGCCTGGAGCTCATGCTGGACATCCAGCAGGACGAGTATTTGCCGGTGTGGGGAGAAACCG ACGAGACGTCGTTTGAAGCCGGGATCAAAGTTCAAATCCACACCCAGGATGAGCCGCCGTTCATAGACCAGCTGGGCTTTGGAGTGGCACCGGGGTTCCAGACCTTTGTCTCCTGTCAAGAGCAACGG CTGACGTATCTGCCTCCACCGTGGGGAGACTGCAAGGCCACAGCGATGGATTCAGACTTCTTCAGCTCCTACAGCATCACAGCGTGTCGGATCGACTGTGAAACAAGATATCTGGTGGAGAACTGCAACTGCAGGATGGTCCACATGCCAG GCGACGCCCCATACTGCACCCCTGAGCAATACAAGGAGTGTGCAGATCCAGCCCTGG ACTTCCTGGTGGAGAGGGACAATGATTATTGCGTCTGTGAGACCCCGTGTAATCTGACTCGCTATGGGAAAGAGATGTCCTTCGTCAAGATCCCGAGCAAAGCTTCGGCCAAGTACCTCGCCAAGAAATTCAACAAGACGGAGCAGTACATTTC AGATAACATTTTGGTTCTGGATATCTTCTTTGAAGCTCTGAATTACGAAACCATCGAACAAAAGAAGGCCTACGAACTGGCGGGGCTGTTGG GTGACATTGGCGGCCAGATGGGTCTGTTTATCGGCGCCAGCATCCTCACCATCCTGGAGCTTTTTGACTATCTGTACGAG GTGATCAAGTACAAGATGTGCCGCTGCGTGAAGAAGAAACATAAAAGCCGGGGCAACAACGACAGAGGAGCTGTGCTGAGCCTGGACGATGTGAAACGCCAC GCTCCTTGTGAGAACCTGCGTACTCCATCTACATATCCAGGCAACATGCTACCTCATCACCCGGCGCAGGGAAACTTTGAGGACTTCACTTGCTGA